In Nostoc edaphicum CCNP1411, the sequence TGAAAATCTCCCCACAACCCCGAATTTGGTCGCAACGGTTAATAGTGGGAATTTTAATCATTTTAACTTTGCGGTATATTCTGTGGCGATCGCTATCTACGTTAAATTTAGTAGATCCGTTGAATGGAGTATTTAGTCTAGGGTTATTTTTTGCAGAGATGTTAATGCTACTCAATACTACTATACAGCTATTATTCATGTTGAATATCAAAGAACGTCACCGCGAAGCAGACATGAAATCACTAGCTGTAATCAGTGGTAAATTTGTACCATCTGTTGATATTTTAATACCAACCTATAACGAACCAGTTTTTATCTTACGGCGGACAATTATTGGTTGTCAAGCGCTAGATTATGCAAATAAAACAATTTATCTTTTGGATGATACCAATCGTTCAGAAATGAAGGAATTGGCAGAAGAATTGGGCTGTCACTATATGACGCGACCTGATAACAGTTATGCGAAAGCAGGTAATTTGAATCATGCGATCGCTCAAATAAATGGAGAATTAATTGTAGTTTTTGATGCTGATTTTGTCCCCACTAAAAACTTTCTGACTCGCACTATTGGCTTTTTTCAAGATGAAAAGGTTGCCCTTGTACAAACGCCTCAAAGCTTTTATAATGCTGATCCTATAGCCCGTAATTTAGGCTTAGAAAATGTTCTCACCCATGAGGCAGAAGTATTTCATCGTCAAATTCAAACAAGTCGTGATTCTTCAGGTAGTGCGATTTGTGCTGGTACATCCTTTGTCGTTCGCAGAAGTGCTTTAGATCAGGTTGGAGGTTTTGTAACTGAGTCTTTGAGTGAAGATTATTTTACCGGAATTCGCTTATCTGCTCAAGGATATAGTTTGATTTATTTAAATGAAAAATTAAGTGCTGGTTTAGCAGCAGAAAATATTACCGGCTATGCAACCCAACGATTAAGGTGGGGACAAGGTACACTCCAGGCGCTATTTATTAAATCTAATCCTTTAAAAATTTCTGGGCTAACTCTCATGCAAAGGTTAGCTTCTTTAGCTGGATTGCTATATTGGTTTGGTAATATTTCGCGTGTTTATTTTTTACTTATCCCATTAGCATATTCATTTTTCGCTGTGATTCCCATCCGTTCAACAGGAGCAGAATTGTTATTTTTTTTATTACCTTACTACTTAGTGAATTTAGCAACATTCTCTTGGCTAAATTATCGTTCTTGTTCAGCTTTGCTATCAGATATTTATTCATTAATAATATGTTTTCCTTTAGCAGTAAATACTATCCA encodes:
- a CDS encoding glycosyltransferase; the protein is MSGSKFSYKPPQNTVSKRVIRFHTATLILLGVFFLSGIIVVGWFAGEDKISGIFAQINYWQMHPPMWLEVPRIDSKYLLLPTVGLLLIVFVVMKISPQPRIWSQRLIVGILIILTLRYILWRSLSTLNLVDPLNGVFSLGLFFAEMLMLLNTTIQLLFMLNIKERHREADMKSLAVISGKFVPSVDILIPTYNEPVFILRRTIIGCQALDYANKTIYLLDDTNRSEMKELAEELGCHYMTRPDNSYAKAGNLNHAIAQINGELIVVFDADFVPTKNFLTRTIGFFQDEKVALVQTPQSFYNADPIARNLGLENVLTHEAEVFHRQIQTSRDSSGSAICAGTSFVVRRSALDQVGGFVTESLSEDYFTGIRLSAQGYSLIYLNEKLSAGLAAENITGYATQRLRWGQGTLQALFIKSNPLKISGLTLMQRLASLAGLLYWFGNISRVYFLLIPLAYSFFAVIPIRSTGAELLFFLLPYYLVNLATFSWLNYRSCSALLSDIYSLIICFPLAVNTIQVMIDPFAKGFKVTPKGMVKNRYIFNWNLALPLIILFIATAVSLWLNLDIAPKTTQQITGINLGWLWSVYNLIMIGITLLILIDVPKADMYEWFDLRRIVQLRVGDQNLWGVTTMISEAGVEIALNQKLPAYLFTNQSIDIEIIEESFKLTGEVMSTGFKDEFSTVRIRFQSVSLNQHRRLVEILFCRPGQWKHQNAPGELHSLLLLFKLLLKPRILFDRKVDVSAMKVSQI